From the genome of Clarias gariepinus isolate MV-2021 ecotype Netherlands chromosome 28, CGAR_prim_01v2, whole genome shotgun sequence, one region includes:
- the snapin gene encoding SNARE-associated protein Snapin — MAALAAVETPSGKDAMAEGLMDLLKPAVQQLDLHVHAVRESQVELREHIDNLATELFRINEHQKVALDLDPYVKKLLNARRRVVLVNNILQNAQERLRRLNHNVAKETARRKTMLETSGAFSTRSPSKP, encoded by the exons ATGGCGGCGCTCGCAGCTGTAGAAACTCCGTCAGGGAAAGATGCGATGGCTGAAGGGCTCATGGATCTGTTAAAACCTGCAGTCCAGCAGCTTGATCTGCATGTACATGCAGTGAG GGAAAGTCAAGTTGAGCTGCGAGAACACATTGACAACTTGGCAACTG AGCTGTTCAGAATTAACGAACACCagaaagtggccctggacttggATCCCTATGTGAAGAAGCTGCTCAATGCCAGACGCAGAGTTGTTCTGGTCAATAACATCCTACAGAATGCACAA GAACGCTTACGGAGGCTGAACCACAACGTTGCGAAGGAGACGGCGCGCCGGAAAACCATGCTGGAAACATCCGGAGCGTTTTCCACTCGATCTCCTAGCAAGCCGTGA